Proteins encoded together in one Gemmatimonadota bacterium DH-78 window:
- a CDS encoding SDR family NAD(P)-dependent oxidoreductase, with amino-acid sequence MTLRDRTAVVTGGSSGIGAECARALAREGAAVVVAGRSLGPLEAVVAEIGASGGRAMAVRCDVSDEESVSALAEAARDAMGPVDILVNSAGISPSAPLHRTSVAVWNQVMAVNATGVFLCTRAFAGAMAEAGWGRVVNVASVAGLTGGRYIAAYAASKHAVVGFTRSIAEELAPRGVTVNAVCPGFVDTPMTDRSVERIADTTSLDAESAREALLATSPQHRLITVEECAGAVMYLCGEAARGVTGQTLVIDGGALRA; translated from the coding sequence ATGACGCTGCGCGACCGCACCGCGGTGGTGACCGGCGGAAGCAGCGGCATCGGGGCGGAGTGCGCGCGGGCCCTCGCCCGCGAGGGAGCGGCGGTGGTCGTGGCCGGTCGCTCGCTCGGGCCTCTCGAAGCGGTGGTGGCGGAGATCGGAGCCTCCGGAGGGCGGGCGATGGCCGTGCGCTGCGACGTGTCCGACGAGGAGAGCGTGTCCGCCCTCGCCGAGGCCGCGCGCGACGCGATGGGGCCCGTCGACATCCTGGTGAACAGTGCCGGTATCTCGCCCTCGGCGCCGCTGCATCGCACCTCGGTCGCGGTGTGGAACCAGGTGATGGCGGTGAACGCCACCGGCGTGTTTCTCTGCACCCGGGCGTTCGCCGGCGCGATGGCGGAGGCGGGGTGGGGTCGCGTGGTGAACGTGGCCTCGGTGGCCGGGCTCACCGGGGGTCGCTACATCGCCGCCTACGCGGCCTCGAAGCACGCCGTGGTCGGGTTCACACGCTCGATCGCGGAGGAGCTGGCGCCGCGTGGCGTGACGGTCAACGCCGTCTGCCCGGGATTCGTCGACACGCCGATGACCGACCGGTCGGTGGAGCGGATCGCGGACACCACGAGCCTCGATGCCGAAAGCGCGCGCGAGGCCCTGCTCGCCACCTCGCCCCAGCACCGGTTGATCACGGTGGAGGAATGCGCGGGCGCGGTGATGTATCTGTGCGGCGAGGCCGCCCGCGGGGTGACCGGCCAGACCCTCGTGATCGACGGAGGAGCACTGCGCGCATGA
- a CDS encoding RidA family protein: MTWEIINPEALGAPRGWNNGMLAPAGGRVLFVAGQVASDATGRIVTDDFAEQFGVALANCVTVVRAAGGSAADIGRLTIYVTDMEAYRNGLKDLGPHYRDAMGRHYPAMALVEVAGLVDPAARVEIEATAVLAPSDD; this comes from the coding sequence ATGACCTGGGAGATCATCAATCCCGAGGCGCTCGGCGCCCCTCGCGGCTGGAACAACGGCATGCTGGCCCCGGCGGGCGGCCGCGTGCTCTTCGTGGCCGGCCAGGTGGCCTCCGACGCGACCGGCCGCATCGTCACGGACGACTTCGCCGAGCAGTTCGGGGTGGCCCTGGCGAACTGCGTGACCGTGGTGCGGGCCGCGGGCGGGAGCGCCGCCGACATCGGCCGCCTCACGATCTACGTGACCGACATGGAGGCCTACAGGAACGGCCTGAAGGACCTCGGCCCCCACTACCGCGACGCCATGGGTCGCCACTACCCCGCGATGGCGCTGGTTGAGGTGGCGGGGCTGGTCGATCCGGCCGCCAGGGTCGAGATCGAGGCCACCGCGGTGCTCGCCCCGAGTGACGACTGA
- a CDS encoding enoyl-CoA hydratase family protein: MAIEPTSFLYEHDRDTQVVTITLNRPDRLNALTFEVYDELRRTFYALDREPGVRAIVITGAGRAFCSGGDVEDIIGALFERDPEGLLDFTRMTCDLIRAIRLCRRPVIGALNGTVAGAGAVIATACDIRIAAESARIAYLFTRVGLSGADMGVAWLLPRIVGLAKASELLMTGAFIGADEAHRLGLYNHVVPDGEALAEATAMARKLARGPSYAIEMTKDALNREASMDLLSALENEAQVQAVCMLNPNFRESYEAFVEKREPRFV, from the coding sequence ATGGCCATCGAGCCCACCTCCTTCCTGTACGAGCACGATCGCGACACCCAGGTGGTGACGATCACCCTGAACCGCCCGGACCGGCTGAACGCCCTCACCTTCGAGGTCTACGACGAGCTGCGCCGCACCTTCTACGCCCTCGACCGGGAACCGGGGGTGCGCGCGATCGTGATCACGGGAGCCGGTCGCGCCTTCTGCTCGGGCGGCGACGTGGAAGACATCATCGGCGCCCTCTTCGAGCGCGACCCCGAGGGTCTGCTCGACTTCACCCGCATGACCTGCGACCTGATCCGCGCGATCCGCCTGTGCCGGCGCCCGGTGATCGGGGCGCTCAACGGGACCGTGGCGGGGGCCGGGGCGGTGATCGCCACCGCCTGCGACATCCGGATCGCGGCGGAGTCGGCCAGGATCGCCTACCTCTTCACCCGCGTGGGCCTGTCGGGGGCCGACATGGGGGTGGCCTGGCTGCTGCCGCGCATCGTCGGCCTGGCCAAGGCGAGCGAACTGCTCATGACGGGCGCCTTCATCGGCGCCGACGAGGCCCACCGGCTCGGCCTCTACAATCACGTGGTGCCCGACGGCGAGGCGCTCGCGGAAGCCACCGCCATGGCGCGGAAGCTGGCCCGTGGCCCCTCCTACGCGATCGAGATGACGAAAGACGCCCTCAACCGCGAGGCGTCGATGGATCTGCTGTCGGCCCTCGAAAACGAGGCGCAGGTGCAGGCCGTGTGCATGCTCAACCCCAACTTCCGGGAGTCGTACGAGGCCTTCGTCGAGAAACGGGAGCCGAGGTTCGTCTGA